A stretch of Dama dama isolate Ldn47 chromosome 22, ASM3311817v1, whole genome shotgun sequence DNA encodes these proteins:
- the BID gene encoding BH3-interacting domain death agonist: MDLKVSNGTGLGDERTTSLLLLGFLQSCPHSCFQRELETLGHELPGRLFHDDELQTDGNRYSHFSAAAAETDSERQEEAVRDIARQLAQIGDRLEGSIRPGMVAGLASRFSIRSLSEEDRRQCLAAALEQLMQTCPADMDHEKTQLLLIMLLAKKIADHSPALLRDIFRTTVTFINQNLITYVRNLVQNEMD, translated from the exons ATGGATTTGAAG GTTAGCAACGGCACCGGCCTCGGGGACGAGCGCACCACAAGCCTGCTGCTGCTTGGCTTCCTGCAGAGCTGCCCCCACTCCTGCTTCCAGAGGGAGCTGGAGACGCTGGGTCACGAGCTGCCTGGGCGCCTGTTCCATGACGATGAGCTGCAGACGGACGGCAACCGCTACAGCCACTTCTCGGCAGCGGCAGCGGAGACAG ATTCTGAGCGTCAGGAGGAGGCGGTCCGTGATATCGCCCGGCAGCTTGCCCAGATTGGGGACAGGCTGGAAGGCAGCATCCGCCCAGGGATGGTGGCCGGTCTGGCCTCACGCTTCAGCATCAGGAGCCTGTCAGAGGAG GACAGGAGGCAGTGCCTGGCGGCCGCGCTGGAACAGCTCATGCAAACCTGCCCTGCGGACATGGACCATGAGAAGACCCAGCTCCTGCTCATCATGCTCTTGGCCAAAAAGATAGCCGACCACTCGCCAGCCTTGCTCCGAGACATCTTCCGCACAACAGTGACCTTCATCAACCAGAACCTCATCACCTATGTGAGGAACTTAGTCCAGAAT GAGATGGACTGA